The genomic stretch ACGTCCCCTTCTCTCCGGGAGGAGGCTCCGGCAGCATCACGAGACGTCCCGTCCCAATGGCGTGGCCGCCTTGGAACGCGAGCACATGGTAGGCCCTGGCATCCTCGGCATCGCGCTCGATGCCCTCGGGAACGTGCTGCTCCTCGATGAACACCACCTCGCGGATGGCGAGCGCCTGGAACAGCTCCGCCTCGGAGCGAATCTGGGCGATGGTGACCGGCTGGGGGTTGTCCGGATTCGACATATCGCCGAGCAAGGTACACAAATCCCGGCGGCTCAAACAGACCAAAAGGCGGGCTCGCCTGGATGCACTCCGCGTCATATCCCAGCGAGCACTCTCCGACGTGCTACCCTGGCGCGTGATGCGATCCGCCCTCCTCGCACTCGTCCTCTTGCTCTCCGCCCTCCCCGCCGCGGCCCAGCCGGAAGTGTTCTTCGGCCCCAACCGCGAAGCGCCCAACCTCAAGGAGGAGGACTTCGACCGCCGCTTCCTCCGCTCCGGCGTCTACCAGGCGCTGTCCCGGGGAACGAACGACGCCAACTGCGCCCGGCTGCTCGGCGGCATGCTCACGCTGCTCGGCGAGACGGCGCC from Cystobacter ferrugineus encodes the following:
- a CDS encoding GNAT family N-acetyltransferase — protein: MSNPDNPQPVTIAQIRSEAELFQALAIREVVFIEEQHVPEGIERDAEDARAYHVLAFQGGHAIGTGRLVMLPEPPPGEKGTWAKIGRMAVLKAHRKANVGGSLLAALEEEARSRGVQGIVLNSQLYALEFYKKKGYTPWGEVFDEAGIDHLEMRKKL